A single window of Anaerobacillus alkaliphilus DNA harbors:
- a CDS encoding exo-beta-N-acetylmuramidase NamZ family protein has product MVSVITGLEQLLYQSTYKSLKDLRIGLVTNHTSVTKELKFGIDELLKENFKIKKIFSPEHGFRGNNRAGDKLADEIDERTGLPVYSLYGDTKRPTADMVKGLDALIFDIQDIGVRFYTYIYTMAYCMEAAKEHNLQFIVLDRANPITGVKVEGNILDENFQSFVGLYPIPLRHGMTVGELAQMFNEHFQIGCSLKVISLKNWERSYWFDETKLPWVMPSPNSTSLEMATLYPGTCLFEGTNLSEGRGTTKPFEIVGASWINGYEWAKRLNQLSLPGVIFRETFFTPYTSKYQGELCQGVQVHVTDREVVKPVEVGIAMIAEAKQLYPNEFQWFEAVPGRFFIDLLMGTNEFRKIIDEQKSIEQWLAKENSKLESFKAIREKYLLY; this is encoded by the coding sequence ATGGTCTCGGTAATAACAGGACTTGAGCAATTACTCTATCAATCTACTTACAAATCATTAAAAGATTTACGCATTGGGCTGGTAACCAATCATACTTCAGTGACAAAGGAACTAAAGTTTGGAATTGATGAGCTGCTCAAAGAGAATTTTAAAATAAAAAAAATCTTCTCTCCTGAACATGGGTTCCGCGGAAATAATCGTGCAGGTGATAAACTAGCGGATGAAATTGATGAACGAACTGGATTGCCAGTTTATAGCCTTTATGGTGACACTAAAAGACCAACAGCTGATATGGTAAAAGGTCTAGATGCCTTGATCTTTGACATTCAAGACATTGGTGTCAGGTTTTATACTTATATCTATACAATGGCTTACTGTATGGAGGCAGCGAAAGAACATAATCTACAATTTATCGTTTTAGATAGAGCTAATCCAATAACAGGAGTCAAAGTCGAGGGGAATATATTAGATGAAAACTTTCAATCTTTTGTAGGCTTGTACCCAATTCCGTTACGGCATGGAATGACGGTTGGAGAATTAGCGCAAATGTTTAATGAACATTTTCAAATTGGTTGTTCACTTAAGGTAATTTCTCTCAAAAATTGGGAGCGCAGTTATTGGTTTGATGAGACGAAGCTGCCTTGGGTTATGCCTTCACCAAATTCTACCTCCTTAGAGATGGCGACGCTATATCCGGGTACTTGTCTATTTGAAGGAACAAATCTCTCTGAAGGGCGTGGGACAACGAAACCATTTGAAATCGTGGGTGCATCGTGGATCAATGGTTATGAATGGGCAAAAAGATTAAACCAGCTTTCGTTACCAGGAGTAATTTTCCGTGAAACATTTTTTACACCTTATACTTCTAAATATCAAGGTGAGCTTTGTCAAGGAGTACAGGTCCATGTTACAGATCGTGAAGTAGTAAAACCGGTTGAGGTTGGTATCGCCATGATTGCTGAAGCAAAGCAACTGTACCCTAATGAATTTCAATGGTTCGAAGCGGTGCCAGGGAGATTTTTCATTGACTTATTAATGGGAACAAATGAATTTAGAAAGATAATTGATGAACAAAAATCAATCGAGCAGTGGTTAGCGAAAGAAAACAGTAAGCTAGAATCCTTTAAAGCTATTAGAGAAAAATATCTCCTCTATTAA
- the nagA gene encoding N-acetylglucosamine-6-phosphate deacetylase, with product MKEQLALTNIQVYTENEVIENGFIKIKSGEIAEIGCMDIFGNDPRYEKIEFPPGNSALPGMIDLHIHGVNGTDMMDATEEALRNMAISLPREGTTSFLVTTITQEVKAIEKALRNTAIYMNSQEEGAEILGVHLEGPFISKKRAGAQPHQYIRKPDLTLFQTWQKIATGAIKVVTLAPEEENGLELIRYLKENDVVASIGHSDAYHSDMEEAIKAGASHITHLYNGMRGLHHREPGVAGTALANEDLYVEMIVDGIHIHPAIVKSTYNAKKAEKIILITDSIRAKGLADGSYDLGGQEVTVQNGKAVLEDGTLAGSILKMDAGVRNMLEFTGCTIEEMIQMTAGNPAKRLNVYHRKGSLKVGKDADLIILDQNNELLMTFCRGKLVYRKGDLE from the coding sequence ATGAAAGAGCAACTAGCATTAACAAACATTCAAGTTTATACGGAAAATGAAGTTATTGAAAACGGATTTATCAAAATTAAATCTGGAGAAATTGCTGAGATAGGTTGTATGGATATATTTGGAAACGATCCTCGCTATGAAAAAATAGAGTTTCCACCAGGTAATTCAGCACTTCCGGGTATGATAGATTTGCATATCCATGGAGTAAATGGTACCGATATGATGGATGCAACAGAAGAAGCGTTAAGAAATATGGCTATTTCTTTGCCAAGAGAAGGAACAACAAGTTTTTTAGTAACGACTATTACACAAGAAGTAAAAGCCATAGAGAAAGCTCTTCGAAATACTGCCATTTATATGAATTCTCAAGAAGAAGGGGCAGAAATTCTAGGTGTACATCTAGAAGGACCGTTTATTTCTAAAAAGCGTGCAGGAGCTCAACCTCATCAATATATTAGAAAGCCAGACCTAACTTTATTTCAAACCTGGCAGAAGATTGCCACTGGAGCAATAAAGGTCGTAACATTAGCACCTGAAGAAGAAAATGGCCTTGAGCTAATCCGGTATTTAAAGGAAAACGATGTGGTCGCTTCCATTGGTCACTCCGATGCCTATCATTCGGATATGGAGGAAGCAATCAAAGCTGGTGCATCTCATATCACTCATTTATACAATGGAATGCGTGGCTTACACCATCGAGAACCAGGTGTTGCAGGAACAGCATTAGCAAACGAAGATCTTTATGTGGAGATGATTGTTGATGGTATTCATATCCACCCGGCTATTGTAAAGAGTACCTATAATGCCAAAAAAGCAGAAAAAATAATCTTAATTACTGACTCTATTAGAGCAAAAGGATTAGCAGATGGCTCTTATGATCTTGGTGGTCAAGAAGTAACAGTTCAGAATGGGAAAGCAGTTCTAGAAGATGGGACACTTGCAGGTAGTATCCTAAAGATGGATGCCGGAGTTAGAAATATGCTAGAGTTTACGGGTTGTACGATAGAAGAAATGATTCAAATGACAGCCGGAAATCCCGCTAAAAGGCTAAATGTCTATCATCGAAAGGGAAGTTTAAAAGTAGGGAAGGACGCGGATTTAATCATCCTTGATCAAAATAACGAACTCCTAATGACGTTTTGTCGAGGAAAACTTGTTTATAGAAAGGGGGACTTAGAATGA
- a CDS encoding ribonucleotide-diphosphate reductase subunit beta: MTTLHPRKLYDVTAPNASTGIINGQSSNVLNWDDVRFPWAYPLYKNMLANFWTPFEINMSTDIKQYEKLSLVEKEAFNKIIGLLAFLDSIQTDYSMHVARYLTDSSLSALMTVLAFQEVVHNQSYSYVLSSVVHKQKQDEIFEYWKHDPILRERNDFIAEGYNRFINDPTPQTLLESIVYDVILEGLNFYSGFSFFYNLARNQKMVSTSTMINYINRDEQLHVYLFSNIFKELRKEYPELNSEANDQFVQATFRRAAELEIQWGRHIIGEKISGIQMEDLESYIKFIANKRVNELGIERPFEGYRTNPMKWIKAYEDVNSSKSDFFEQKSRQYTKVSVDNGFDDL; this comes from the coding sequence ATGACCACATTACACCCGAGGAAATTATATGATGTAACCGCACCAAATGCATCTACAGGCATAATTAATGGCCAAAGCTCAAATGTTTTAAACTGGGATGATGTTCGCTTCCCTTGGGCTTATCCACTCTACAAAAATATGTTAGCAAACTTCTGGACACCGTTTGAAATCAACATGTCCACAGATATCAAACAGTATGAAAAATTAAGTTTAGTAGAGAAAGAAGCATTCAATAAGATTATTGGTTTATTAGCTTTTTTAGACAGTATTCAAACAGACTATTCCATGCATGTAGCGAGATATCTAACAGACTCTAGTTTATCAGCATTAATGACGGTACTAGCTTTTCAAGAGGTAGTCCACAATCAAAGCTATTCTTATGTCTTATCTAGCGTTGTTCATAAACAAAAACAAGATGAGATTTTTGAGTATTGGAAGCATGATCCAATCCTTCGAGAAAGAAATGATTTTATCGCTGAAGGTTATAATCGTTTTATCAATGATCCAACTCCTCAAACATTGCTTGAGTCGATTGTCTATGATGTGATTTTAGAAGGTCTAAATTTTTATTCTGGTTTTAGCTTCTTCTATAACCTAGCAAGAAATCAGAAAATGGTTTCAACTTCGACAATGATCAATTACATTAATCGTGATGAACAGTTGCATGTTTATTTATTTTCAAATATTTTTAAAGAACTACGAAAAGAGTATCCTGAATTAAATAGTGAAGCTAACGACCAGTTTGTACAAGCTACATTCAGGCGAGCTGCTGAGCTGGAAATCCAATGGGGTCGTCATATTATTGGAGAAAAAATTTCTGGTATTCAAATGGAGGATTTAGAATCCTATATCAAATTTATCGCGAATAAACGAGTCAATGAATTGGGAATTGAGAGGCCGTTTGAGGGGTACCGTACAAATCCAATGAAATGGATTAAAGCCTATGAAGATGTAAACAGCAGTAAAAGTGACTTTTTCGAACAGAAGTCACGTCAATACACAAAGGTATCTGTTGATAACGGGTTTGATGACCTGTAA
- a CDS encoding RNA polymerase sigma factor — MENSIIKEQVNQWYLDYSNDIYQYVLFMIGDHERAKDFMQETFLLAFDKYTSFQGGSAKGWLFRIARNLTIDFIRKDRPIAYLFNRTPYIASEINTPEKIATLNETEKELYCALHKLRRAHRDVIILRKIKDFSIQETANILEWSESKVKTTLLRGLKALKEQLEKEGFSQ; from the coding sequence TTGGAGAATTCAATTATTAAGGAGCAAGTCAATCAATGGTACCTTGACTATAGCAATGACATTTACCAGTATGTGTTATTTATGATTGGTGATCATGAACGGGCAAAGGACTTTATGCAAGAGACCTTCTTACTTGCTTTTGACAAATACACGTCATTTCAAGGTGGGAGTGCAAAGGGGTGGCTTTTTCGAATTGCTAGAAACCTAACGATAGACTTTATTAGAAAGGATAGACCGATAGCGTACTTATTCAATCGGACTCCCTACATTGCATCTGAGATCAACACTCCTGAAAAAATTGCAACATTAAATGAAACAGAAAAAGAACTATACTGTGCACTCCATAAGTTAAGAAGGGCACACCGAGATGTCATTATTTTAAGAAAAATAAAGGATTTTTCGATTCAAGAAACAGCCAATATTCTTGAATGGAGCGAAAGTAAGGTAAAGACTACTTTATTAAGGGGTCTAAAAGCTTTAAAGGAGCAATTGGAAAAGGAGGGCTTTTCGCAATGA
- a CDS encoding lysozyme inhibitor LprI family protein, whose translation MTKLREEQRGWIKYRDEEAKKRSKVFEGGTMESLEYISTQARITKERCFELVEEYM comes from the coding sequence ATGACAAAGCTAAGGGAAGAACAACGAGGGTGGATAAAATATAGAGATGAAGAGGCAAAGAAAAGATCAAAGGTTTTTGAAGGAGGAACGATGGAGTCATTAGAATATATTAGTACACAAGCCCGAATTACGAAAGAAAGATGCTTTGAATTAGTTGAAGAGTATATGTAG
- a CDS encoding glycerate kinase, translating to MKIVIAPDSFKESLTALEVANAIEEGLKEVLPNSHLVKIPMADGGEGTVQSLVDATGGTIETTTVTGPLGNTVQASYGLLGDGKTVVIEMAAASGIHLVPFDRRNPMHTTTWGTGELIKVALDKGVEKMIIGIGGSATNDGGAGMLQALGTNLLDEKGNQIPLGGMGLEKLAKIDAFSLDPRLQEVKIVVACDVNNPLTGPKGASAIFGPQKGATPEQILQLDYNLAHYAAIIRRDLGKDIEHLPGAGAAGGLGAGLLAFLSAELKRGGDLVIEATNLEDAVRDADLVITGEGGINHQTIHGKTPTCVALTAKKHGVPVIAIAGSLTNDYRNVHEHGIDAVFSIVPGVVSLEEALENGYENVKNTARNLGAVIKLLSIRKASSQCKTD from the coding sequence ATGAAGATCGTTATTGCACCTGATTCCTTTAAAGAAAGCTTAACAGCATTAGAAGTAGCTAATGCAATTGAAGAGGGTTTAAAAGAAGTGTTACCCAATAGCCATTTAGTAAAAATACCAATGGCTGATGGCGGGGAGGGCACTGTTCAATCATTAGTAGATGCAACAGGGGGGACAATTGAAACCACCACTGTTACTGGCCCGTTAGGAAATACAGTTCAAGCCTCGTATGGCTTACTAGGTGATGGCAAAACAGTAGTAATTGAAATGGCTGCTGCATCAGGTATTCACTTAGTACCTTTTGATAGAAGAAACCCAATGCATACAACGACTTGGGGAACAGGAGAATTAATTAAGGTTGCGTTGGATAAGGGTGTAGAGAAAATGATCATTGGTATCGGAGGAAGCGCCACTAATGACGGGGGAGCTGGGATGTTACAAGCTCTTGGAACCAATCTCCTTGATGAAAAAGGAAATCAAATTCCTCTTGGAGGTATGGGTTTAGAAAAGTTAGCCAAAATTGATGCCTTCTCCCTCGATCCCCGTTTACAAGAAGTAAAGATTGTCGTCGCTTGTGATGTCAATAATCCGTTAACAGGCCCAAAAGGAGCTTCGGCAATTTTTGGACCGCAAAAAGGGGCTACACCTGAACAAATTCTTCAGTTGGATTACAACTTAGCTCACTATGCTGCTATTATTCGACGTGATCTAGGAAAAGACATTGAGCATCTTCCAGGCGCCGGTGCTGCAGGAGGATTAGGAGCTGGACTACTCGCTTTTCTGTCTGCTGAACTAAAGCGTGGTGGAGATCTAGTGATTGAAGCAACGAATTTGGAAGATGCAGTTCGGGACGCTGACCTAGTCATCACCGGCGAAGGTGGAATTAATCATCAAACAATACATGGGAAAACACCTACTTGCGTAGCCTTAACTGCCAAAAAACATGGTGTACCAGTTATTGCAATAGCCGGAAGTTTAACAAACGACTATAGAAATGTTCATGAGCATGGCATTGATGCGGTATTTAGTATCGTACCAGGTGTTGTATCGCTAGAAGAAGCACTCGAAAACGGATACGAAAATGTAAAAAACACTGCGCGAAATCTTGGAGCAGTCATAAAGTTGTTATCAATAAGAAAAGCATCTAGTCAGTGTAAAACTGACTAA
- a CDS encoding lysozyme inhibitor LprI family protein yields the protein MRKFDDLDKWDKEFDGIQEKITISEDEKSKIFNQMNVMFDKRTSKTTGKKRSYQYKYYLSFAAVALILSILLAPMLQKVVEDNEYQALPSEEKLLFGDVTNMGVVEFIKVSWNEEDIYFYLNDADMVKVSDELQKLKITENEFAETLESAQPNQFLLTISFNSSEEIYSTVMVDVNGTVYIRNSFTTGEIPTSFISEGNKAFYELVGGIVEKQIQDEEEMGLEGLPPTALEAATTIIRALKNEDMATVAVWAHYEKGVRFSPYANVDMETDIVLTRNQLEGFMKDSTKRVWRTSSSLHQQIELTNEEYYKNYVYGVDFMNAEVALNQILGQDSSLENLTAVYPRESHDFVDYHIEAGPNGMGWRSLRLVFEKIGEDRALVGIIHDQPETNIKEDYLTKLNDIENSLTENSQAVTQLEMIQAQSEEFTQWDDALNEIYSALEIDYLRVK from the coding sequence ATGAGAAAATTTGACGATTTAGACAAATGGGATAAAGAGTTTGATGGTATACAAGAAAAAATAACGATCTCAGAAGATGAAAAGTCTAAAATATTCAATCAAATGAATGTAATGTTTGATAAAAGAACCTCGAAAACGACTGGAAAGAAAAGGTCCTACCAATATAAGTACTATCTATCATTCGCTGCCGTTGCGCTCATTTTAAGCATTCTATTAGCTCCTATGTTGCAAAAAGTGGTTGAGGACAACGAATATCAGGCGCTACCTTCAGAAGAAAAACTCCTATTTGGTGATGTAACTAACATGGGTGTTGTTGAATTTATTAAAGTAAGCTGGAATGAAGAAGATATTTACTTTTATTTGAATGATGCAGATATGGTTAAAGTATCCGATGAGTTGCAGAAGTTGAAAATTACCGAAAATGAATTTGCTGAGACGCTAGAGTCGGCGCAACCTAACCAGTTTTTACTAACAATTTCTTTTAATTCAAGTGAAGAAATTTATAGTACGGTAATGGTCGATGTGAATGGAACGGTTTATATTAGGAATAGTTTTACGACAGGAGAGATACCGACTTCTTTCATTAGTGAAGGAAATAAAGCCTTTTACGAATTAGTAGGTGGCATTGTAGAAAAACAGATCCAAGACGAGGAAGAAATGGGATTAGAGGGACTACCTCCGACAGCGTTAGAAGCGGCAACAACAATAATCAGGGCACTTAAAAATGAGGATATGGCAACAGTTGCAGTATGGGCACACTACGAAAAAGGGGTTCGTTTTTCTCCTTATGCTAATGTTGATATGGAGACTGACATCGTTTTGACCAGAAATCAGTTGGAAGGTTTCATGAAAGATTCTACTAAACGAGTTTGGCGAACCTCATCTAGCTTACATCAGCAGATTGAGTTAACAAATGAAGAATATTATAAAAACTATGTATACGGTGTAGACTTCATGAATGCAGAAGTTGCATTAAATCAGATACTTGGGCAAGATAGCTCACTAGAGAACTTGACTGCAGTCTATCCTAGAGAGAGCCATGACTTCGTTGATTATCATATTGAAGCAGGCCCTAATGGAATGGGTTGGCGTAGTCTTCGACTTGTATTTGAGAAAATAGGTGAAGATCGTGCGCTCGTAGGCATTATTCATGACCAACCTGAGACCAATATAAAAGAAGACTATCTAACAAAACTTAATGATATTGAAAATAGCTTAACTGAAAACTCACAAGCTGTAACTCAATTAGAAATGATCCAGGCTCAAAGTGAGGAGTTCACTCAATGGGATGATGCTTTAAATGAAATCTATAGCGCACTTGAAATCGATTACCTCAGAGTGAAATGA
- a CDS encoding PIG-L deacetylase family protein, translating into MSEKIHVIVVGAHCGDAEIQVGAVAHKYAKAGHQVTFLHLTAGEKGTPPNMSVEDYRLQKIKESEEAAKVLGVNTITLDYKDAELKLEDEIVDEVATVFRKLKPTLAITHWTHSIHPDHTLCPQIVEAAWLKAALPGFELGGYPPHSLRAMLHSENWEDMQNYEPDIFIDVTEEFETYLHALSKYWFIMNSSSFRYYDYYKALGTLRGCLNRTKYAQTLKYPIGRNVRKGTEIPGFQL; encoded by the coding sequence ATGTCAGAAAAAATACATGTGATTGTAGTTGGAGCTCATTGTGGGGATGCAGAAATACAAGTCGGTGCAGTTGCCCATAAATATGCTAAAGCCGGTCATCAAGTCACATTTTTACATTTAACAGCAGGCGAAAAAGGGACACCACCAAACATGTCAGTGGAAGATTATCGTCTTCAAAAGATTAAAGAGTCTGAAGAAGCTGCCAAGGTATTGGGAGTCAATACAATAACATTAGATTATAAAGATGCGGAATTAAAACTTGAGGATGAGATTGTTGATGAAGTTGCGACAGTATTTCGTAAATTAAAGCCTACACTCGCGATTACTCATTGGACCCATAGCATTCACCCTGACCATACGTTGTGTCCACAAATTGTTGAAGCGGCATGGCTTAAAGCTGCTCTTCCCGGATTTGAACTAGGGGGATATCCGCCACATAGTTTGAGAGCGATGCTTCATAGTGAAAATTGGGAGGATATGCAAAATTATGAGCCGGATATTTTTATTGATGTAACAGAGGAGTTTGAGACATACCTTCACGCCCTCTCAAAATATTGGTTTATTATGAACTCAAGTTCGTTTAGGTACTACGATTACTACAAAGCTCTAGGAACATTGCGAGGCTGTTTAAATCGTACGAAGTATGCACAAACTCTGAAATATCCAATTGGCCGAAATGTTCGTAAGGGTACTGAAATTCCCGGCTTTCAGTTATAG
- a CDS encoding GNAT family N-acetyltransferase, with product MKEKTVTQLEYRQYQAGDEQSIVTLWNFCLPKDPINQKRFRNLVLLDANFDPEGLRLAFSNDRLVGVVYAVRRLLPMYGTDLELDNGWIPFFFVDRNYQKLKVGSRLLEDACNFLRNAGRTSVFFASYAPNYLLPGIDEKTYPAGFAFLKSMGFSRLYSPIAMDYSLLSCEIPEDVIELKEKRVSEGFTFGPVEDGDLYELIRFANDKFNPDWGRAIREGILQGLPMSRVFVARNPKQQLIGFCLYGGYEGIPERFGPFGVDEETRGTGIGKILLYDCLAAMRAEGLHGAWFLWTGEKTPAGHLYKKVGFSISREFHVMKKSLE from the coding sequence ATGAAAGAAAAAACGGTCACTCAGTTAGAATATCGTCAATATCAGGCTGGAGATGAGCAGAGTATTGTCACGTTGTGGAATTTTTGTTTACCAAAGGACCCGATCAATCAAAAACGTTTCAGAAATCTTGTTCTTCTTGACGCTAATTTTGATCCTGAAGGTTTGCGTTTAGCGTTTTCCAATGATCGACTAGTTGGGGTTGTCTATGCAGTACGGAGATTATTGCCTATGTATGGTACTGACTTAGAGTTGGATAATGGCTGGATTCCTTTTTTCTTTGTGGATCGAAACTATCAAAAGTTGAAGGTAGGATCAAGATTACTAGAGGATGCTTGTAATTTTCTGCGTAATGCCGGTCGAACGAGTGTTTTTTTTGCTTCATATGCGCCGAATTATTTACTGCCTGGGATTGATGAAAAGACATATCCTGCAGGTTTTGCATTTCTAAAGAGCATGGGTTTTTCACGATTATATTCACCAATTGCGATGGATTATTCACTCTTGAGTTGCGAGATACCAGAAGATGTAATTGAACTAAAAGAAAAGCGTGTTTCTGAGGGATTTACATTTGGCCCAGTTGAAGACGGTGACTTATATGAACTTATTAGATTTGCTAACGACAAATTTAATCCTGATTGGGGTAGAGCGATAAGAGAAGGGATTTTACAAGGCTTACCAATGTCTCGAGTCTTTGTCGCTCGCAATCCTAAACAACAATTAATCGGTTTTTGTTTATATGGAGGGTATGAAGGTATTCCAGAACGGTTTGGTCCATTTGGTGTTGATGAGGAAACACGTGGAACAGGTATTGGCAAAATTCTGCTCTATGATTGCCTAGCAGCAATGAGGGCAGAAGGTCTCCACGGGGCTTGGTTTCTATGGACAGGTGAAAAGACACCAGCTGGCCACTTGTACAAAAAAGTCGGCTTCTCAATCTCAAGAGAGTTTCACGTGATGAAGAAGTCATTAGAATAA
- a CDS encoding ribonucleoside-diphosphate reductase subunit alpha: protein MKVGISWEEELQGILRQYPDLDTISFQGKINTLLDNVEKEKVLHLLILESLDRVTSEEPNWTYVAARIYLLDLYEEIEKNRGGQAYQSLHDLIVALTNKGIYRSDLLQDYSSTEIHELEKIILPENDHLFTYIGLKTLADRYLARTHEGLLYELPQERFLIIAMTLLSKEPKSFRLQYVKEAYWALSNLYMTVATPTLANAGKSYGQLSSCFIDTVDDSLRGIFDSNTDAATVSKNGGGLGLYLGKIRAKGSSIKGFKGNSSGVLPWMKQLNNTAVSVDQLGQRQGAIAVYLDIWHKDILAFLDAKLNNGDERFRTHDLFTGVCIPDIFMEKVENRENWYLFDPHEVRQVMGFSLEDYFDEQKGEGTFRTKYEECIATDALSREAIPAIEIMKRLMVSQLETGTPYMFYRDTVNRLNPNKHAGMIYGSNLCTEIMQNMSPTLVKEEVTQDGNIVITKQPGDYVVCNLSSISLAKAVTDDVLKRLIPIQVRMLDNVIDLNKIDVPQAQLTNQKYRAIGLGTFGWHHLLAIKQVKWESEEAVRFADALYEEINYLSIKASLELAKEKGVYPVFKGSDWENGQYFEARNYQTDRWQELKEEVKQYGLRNGYLLAVAPNSTTSIIAGSTASIDPIFKKEYSEEKKNYKITVTAPDLNATTTWYYKSAHNIDQHWSIKQNAARQKHIDQAISFNLYVKNTVRAKDLLDLHIEAWKQGLKTTYYVRSTATELDDCESCSS, encoded by the coding sequence ATGAAGGTAGGAATTAGTTGGGAAGAGGAATTACAAGGAATTTTGAGGCAGTATCCTGATCTGGATACGATTTCGTTCCAAGGAAAGATAAATACATTATTAGATAACGTCGAAAAAGAAAAAGTCTTGCACTTATTAATTTTAGAGTCACTTGATAGAGTGACGAGTGAGGAACCAAATTGGACGTATGTTGCTGCAAGAATATATCTATTAGACTTGTATGAAGAAATTGAAAAAAATCGAGGTGGACAAGCCTATCAATCATTACATGATTTAATAGTAGCTCTTACTAATAAGGGCATTTACCGTAGTGATTTACTACAAGATTATTCTTCAACAGAAATTCACGAGTTAGAGAAAATTATTCTTCCTGAAAATGATCATTTATTTACATACATTGGATTAAAAACCTTGGCAGACCGCTATTTGGCGAGAACGCATGAAGGACTCTTATATGAATTACCACAAGAACGATTTTTAATCATTGCCATGACACTACTGAGTAAGGAACCAAAATCATTTAGATTACAATATGTCAAAGAGGCCTACTGGGCATTATCCAATCTTTACATGACGGTAGCAACGCCTACGCTAGCCAACGCTGGGAAAAGCTATGGACAGCTATCTAGCTGCTTTATAGATACAGTGGATGATAGTTTGCGAGGCATATTTGATAGTAATACAGATGCCGCAACGGTAAGTAAAAATGGTGGTGGACTTGGTTTATATTTAGGGAAAATACGGGCAAAGGGCTCTTCAATTAAAGGCTTTAAAGGCAATTCTTCAGGTGTATTACCTTGGATGAAACAGCTTAATAACACGGCCGTAAGCGTCGATCAATTGGGACAGCGTCAAGGAGCGATTGCAGTTTATCTAGACATTTGGCATAAAGATATATTGGCATTTTTAGATGCCAAACTAAACAACGGTGATGAGCGCTTCCGAACACATGACTTATTCACTGGCGTGTGTATTCCAGACATTTTTATGGAGAAAGTCGAAAACCGAGAGAATTGGTATCTATTTGATCCACATGAAGTTCGCCAAGTTATGGGTTTTTCATTAGAGGATTATTTTGATGAGCAAAAAGGTGAAGGAACATTTCGGACTAAGTATGAGGAATGTATCGCAACTGATGCTCTCTCTAGAGAAGCTATTCCTGCGATTGAAATCATGAAAAGACTGATGGTTTCACAATTAGAAACAGGGACACCGTATATGTTCTATCGAGATACGGTCAACCGTCTTAACCCCAATAAACATGCCGGGATGATTTATGGTTCGAATCTTTGTACTGAAATTATGCAAAACATGAGTCCAACTTTGGTGAAGGAAGAAGTGACTCAAGATGGAAATATCGTAATAACGAAACAGCCAGGTGATTATGTAGTTTGTAACTTAAGTTCCATTTCACTTGCAAAAGCAGTTACTGACGATGTCCTAAAACGGCTAATTCCTATCCAGGTACGAATGCTTGATAATGTGATCGACCTTAATAAAATTGATGTCCCACAAGCGCAGTTAACAAATCAAAAATATCGTGCCATTGGTTTGGGTACATTTGGTTGGCATCATCTTTTGGCTATTAAACAAGTGAAGTGGGAGTCCGAGGAAGCAGTTCGGTTTGCAGATGCTTTATATGAAGAAATTAATTATCTTTCTATTAAAGCAAGTCTAGAATTGGCCAAAGAAAAGGGTGTCTATCCGGTATTTAAAGGATCTGACTGGGAAAATGGCCAATACTTTGAAGCTAGGAACTACCAAACGGATAGGTGGCAGGAACTCAAAGAGGAAGTGAAGCAATACGGCCTTCGCAATGGTTATTTGCTAGCGGTGGCGCCAAATTCAACAACCTCGATTATCGCTGGCTCTACTGCTTCTATCGATCCAATCTTTAAAAAAGAGTACTCTGAGGAAAAGAAAAACTATAAAATTACAGTGACAGCACCTGATTTGAATGCAACGACTACCTGGTACTATAAATCTGCTCATAACATTGACCAACACTGGAGCATTAAACAGAATGCAGCAAGACAAAAACATATTGATCAGGCCATTTCATTTAATTTATATGTAAAAAATACGGTTCGAGCGAAGGACTTATTAGACCTACACATAGAAGCTTGGAAACAAGGTCTAAAAACAACCTATTATGTTCGATCAACAGCTACAGAGTTAGACGATTGTGAAAGTTGTTCTAGTTAG